The following nucleotide sequence is from Sphingomonas telluris.
TCGCAGCCACAGCGAGCGCGCCTTGCCAGCTGCTGATGTAGAAGAGTGGCACGAAGGCGAGCGTCAGCAACAAGAGAGCGAGATCATATCGGTTTAAGGTGTTTATGAGACCTATGCGCGGCCGCGGGTCCGGGCCAGTGCCTTTCGTTTCGGAGGGCGTCCGATGCTCAGGCGTGACAGGCCTCTTTGTATGTGTCGAAGCTCTTACCAGTGGAATCCTGCCAGCGAGCGCTTCCGTCCGGAGCGGTCACTCGTCGGGGTAAGCCTCTTCCACTTAGGCCATTCGACCATTTTCTCAGGAGCCGTTTCAAGTAATTCATCAATTGATTACTCCGCAGGCTGATGAGCCCGCCGGCAGTCGTCGGTGCATCGACACATAGCTTTGAAATCTAGGGCGACCCGAAAGCCGCCCCGCTGGTTTCCAAACTAATTTTAGGATGAGATCGTAGTTTCGGTGAGGGTCGCGAGCTCCGGTTTCGGTAGGCCGGTGGCCTGAATCTCTGTCATCAACTGCTCCTTTCGGGCAGCCAGCTCACTCCCCAGCGCGTCCATATCCAGACCGGCTTTACGAGCCTGGGCAAACATGCCCTCCAAGCGCTGTTCTTCCTCTTCTACGTGATGTTCGATCTGCTCCTGCAAAACTTTTACCTTAGCGTCGTAGTACTCGTCGGACGGCTCACCGCCTTCAATCTCGGCGATCAGGACCTTAGCTCCGTCATGCTCGACGTAGGCCTCACGCATTAGGTCCTCTTCGACCTTTCCCTCACATGCCGGATAGAAAATCTCTTCTTCGATCTTCGCGTGCACAGTCAGCTCAGCACAAATTTGCAGCGCCAGTTTCTGCTTCTTCCCATCGCCGCTTGATTTTTCGAATTGCTCGAACAGGTCTTCGACACTGCGGTGATCCGCCTTCAGCAAGGCAATCGCGTCCTTGGGCTTATAATCCGGCATATTGAAATTCCCTTCGGAATCTGAACCAGTTGGGCTGCTAGCCGTTCCTCTTAAGAGTCGTTCGCAGGGCACACGCCGCGGACCAGGAAGTGCTCCGGCCCCTATCAACGTCTGCTTCGTGTCAGCTTTCCACCCATTCCTGCCGCTAGGCGACGAGTGGCAGCCTTCGACACGTTGCAGACATTAGAACGAGCCACCCGCTTCTGATCCATGGGCCCACCGAATCCGGGCTGGCAGGTCGCTGACGCCATCCAGCCGGATCAGGACTCGTTCGCCCAGGTTCGGCCTCAGAGTAACTAAGAGGCGGAAGCCGCGGTCGGTACATTCGGTGACTGTGACGGGATCCTCTGAACCATCCTCCCGTACGAGCTGCGCGGAATGCCGAGTTCGCGGATTAGCTCGGAACGCATCCAAGATTCTGTGGGTGATTGCCATGGGCCATCCTTTGAAGGGGCAGGAGCGTGTCACGCCCCTGCCGGAACATCGCGCTAGAGAGCCCGCTCGGCCTGATCAGCCGCTTGCGCCAATTGTGTGGAATACTCGGCCCCTTCGATGGGTTGTGCCGCTGGCTCAGTCTCGACCGACTGAAGGTTCACGGCGCTGCTCTTGCCGCGGTTGTCCTGCTCCAGATCGAACGAGAGGCGCTGGTTTTCGCGCAGGCTGCGCATTCCGGCGCGTTCCACCGCGCTGACGTGCACGAACGCGTCGCTACCGCCGCCATCCTGCTGGATGAAGCCGTAGCCTTTGGAGTCATTGAAGAACTTTACGGTGCCAATGGGCATGTCACTTTTCCTTCTATTTTGAGCCGGGTTTCGGCCCGAGGCGGCTAGGAGTGCGAGAAGGAAAAGCAGCGCCGAGAAGCGCTGGAAAC
It contains:
- a CDS encoding hemerythrin domain-containing protein; this encodes MPDYKPKDAIALLKADHRSVEDLFEQFEKSSGDGKKQKLALQICAELTVHAKIEEEIFYPACEGKVEEDLMREAYVEHDGAKVLIAEIEGGEPSDEYYDAKVKVLQEQIEHHVEEEEQRLEGMFAQARKAGLDMDALGSELAARKEQLMTEIQATGLPKPELATLTETTISS